From Anaerohalosphaera lusitana, one genomic window encodes:
- a CDS encoding excinuclease ABC subunit UvrC: MHEKTPDENRLDRIRAKIKDFPAAPGLYFMKDARDTVLYIGKAKNLRSRVASYFQRSSDLASSRGQWIVDMVSRTRTVDYLECESEIDAVLREARLIKDIHPPYNSQLTDDKSFPYLEITTQDDFPGVYITRNPKSDKSRLFGPFTTGRDLRAVLVLLQKIYKFRTCHLEIDAADAKRRFFRPCLLYSIKQCTAPCAARIDKDEYRKLIGDLTRFLNSKRSTVLADLRRKMNKASKDLDFERAAMYRDRVRLIERLDERGSVEDHVQPEVFAKDPTDALDRLRKILKADEPIRIIEGFDIAHISGTDTVASLVKFIDGRPFKSGYRRFKIKTVKGIDDYASMKEVITRRYRQAAKGEELLPDLILIDGGRGQLNAALAALHEIDAPVPLIIGLAKKHEEIFTPDREDPIRLAAHNPARKLLQYVRDEAHRFAQHYHHILRKKSLLDEK, encoded by the coding sequence ATGCACGAAAAAACACCAGACGAAAACCGACTCGACCGCATCCGGGCTAAGATCAAGGACTTCCCCGCCGCCCCCGGTCTATACTTCATGAAGGACGCCCGAGACACCGTCCTCTACATCGGCAAAGCCAAAAACCTCCGTTCCCGCGTCGCCTCATACTTCCAGCGGTCCTCCGACCTCGCCTCCTCCCGCGGCCAGTGGATCGTCGATATGGTCTCCCGCACCCGCACCGTCGACTACCTCGAATGCGAATCCGAAATAGACGCCGTACTCCGCGAGGCCCGCCTCATCAAGGACATCCACCCGCCGTACAACTCCCAGCTCACCGACGACAAATCCTTCCCCTACCTCGAGATCACCACCCAGGACGACTTCCCCGGCGTATACATCACCCGCAACCCCAAAAGCGACAAGTCCCGCCTGTTCGGCCCGTTCACCACAGGCCGTGACCTCCGCGCCGTCCTCGTTCTCCTCCAGAAAATATACAAGTTCCGCACCTGCCATCTAGAGATCGACGCCGCAGACGCCAAACGCCGCTTCTTCCGACCCTGCCTGCTCTACTCCATCAAACAGTGCACCGCACCCTGCGCCGCCCGCATCGACAAAGACGAATACCGCAAACTCATCGGCGACCTCACCCGCTTCCTAAACTCCAAACGCTCAACCGTCCTCGCCGACCTCCGCCGCAAAATGAACAAAGCATCAAAGGACCTCGACTTCGAACGCGCCGCCATGTACCGCGACCGCGTCCGCCTCATCGAACGCCTCGACGAACGCGGCTCAGTCGAGGACCACGTCCAGCCCGAGGTCTTCGCCAAGGACCCAACCGACGCACTCGACCGTCTCCGCAAGATCCTCAAGGCCGACGAACCCATCCGCATCATCGAAGGTTTCGACATTGCCCACATCTCCGGCACCGACACCGTCGCCTCGCTCGTAAAGTTCATCGACGGCCGACCCTTCAAGTCCGGCTACAGACGCTTCAAGATCAAAACCGTAAAAGGCATCGACGACTACGCATCCATGAAAGAGGTCATCACCCGCCGCTACCGCCAGGCCGCAAAAGGCGAAGAACTCCTCCCCGACCTCATCCTCATCGACGGCGGCCGGGGCCAGCTAAACGCAGCACTCGCTGCCCTCCACGAAATAGACGCACCCGTCCCCCTCATCATAGGCCTCGCCAAAAAACACGAAGAAATATTCACCCCCGACCGCGAGGACCCAATCCGCCTCGCAGCACACAACCCCGCCCGCAAACTCCTACAGTACGTCCGAGACGAGGCCCACCGCTTCGCCCAGCACTACCACCACATCCTAAGAAAAAAATCCCTCCTCGACGAAAAATAA
- a CDS encoding ankyrin repeat domain-containing protein — MLIVAACSLVLPITSCSKAPEDEMLEACKDGDWAAMQNVFDRNPDILQGDKGVDILIEACKAEKADIAAKLIQAGVDVDGMSSGGVTPLVFSLRTDKPRMVKLLLRYDADPNKSAGTFELHPIFYAIRSGNIQNLSLLIEAGTNVNVKTSLGWTPLHVAVNTNTTNAQPRYSSAVSEI, encoded by the coding sequence ATGCTCATAGTAGCTGCTTGTTCCTTGGTGTTGCCTATAACGTCCTGCAGCAAAGCACCCGAAGACGAGATGCTTGAAGCCTGTAAAGACGGCGATTGGGCAGCGATGCAAAATGTTTTTGATCGTAACCCCGACATACTACAGGGGGACAAAGGTGTTGACATACTGATAGAGGCATGCAAAGCAGAAAAAGCTGACATAGCAGCAAAGCTCATACAAGCAGGTGTAGATGTTGATGGAATGAGCTCAGGAGGCGTTACGCCCCTGGTGTTCAGTCTTCGAACTGATAAGCCACGAATGGTCAAATTACTCCTGCGTTACGATGCTGATCCCAACAAATCTGCGGGCACTTTTGAACTTCATCCAATATTCTACGCCATAAGGTCCGGCAACATACAAAACTTAAGCTTGCTGATAGAAGCCGGTACAAATGTCAACGTAAAGACCTCTTTAGGCTGGACGCCTCTACATGTAGCAGTTAACACGAACACAACGAATGCTCAACCCCGTTATTCTAGTGCCGTTTCCGAAATATAA
- a CDS encoding helix-turn-helix domain-containing protein: MCLYARDLSTSEGQQIQRILRSSKSRIKIRRGQVILASNQGYKVPAIAELVHYSPHHVRVIIKDFNQRGLKALEPKPRPGRPPEFTEDDKAIIAETAKCPPDLLDCPFKRWSLEKLREYLVQEKIVPTISIETLRTILREKKVKLRRTKTWKECNDPNLKSKKN; the protein is encoded by the coding sequence ATGTGTCTGTACGCCAGAGACCTCAGTACCAGTGAAGGCCAGCAAATTCAGCGGATACTCCGCAGCAGCAAAAGCCGAATCAAGATTCGTCGCGGCCAAGTCATTCTTGCCTCTAACCAGGGCTATAAAGTTCCTGCTATCGCCGAGCTGGTTCACTATTCGCCGCACCATGTCAGGGTCATCATCAAAGACTTTAACCAACGCGGCCTTAAGGCGTTGGAGCCCAAGCCCCGGCCGGGAAGACCGCCGGAGTTTACCGAGGACGACAAGGCCATTATTGCCGAGACTGCAAAATGTCCGCCCGACCTTCTGGACTGCCCTTTTAAGCGGTGGTCGCTGGAAAAACTGCGTGAATATCTTGTCCAGGAAAAGATCGTTCCTACGATCAGCATTGAAACACTCAGGACCATCCTGCGTGAAAAGAAGGTCAAGCTCCGGCGGACAAAGACGTGGAAAGAGTGCAACGACCCCAATCTCAAGTCTAAAAAAAACTAA
- a CDS encoding transposase, with amino-acid sequence MNQPASNGPTISFDEFGPLEVRPQPGQNYCHTDHPKRLPATYTRKHGVQHWLAFYDVHQKKLWGYVRPRKRHQEFLEVLKLTRKKYPANQRIHLILDNFSPHRKEKVLRYCRENNIHLIWTPTNASWLNPIECQFTHVKEFVIRGTNYQNHNELKIALNRYVAYRNKKNQQKLNLDN; translated from the coding sequence GTGAACCAGCCGGCCTCAAACGGGCCGACCATATCATTCGACGAGTTCGGACCGCTGGAGGTTCGTCCTCAGCCGGGCCAAAATTACTGTCATACCGACCATCCCAAGAGGCTGCCTGCGACCTATACCCGCAAACACGGCGTTCAGCACTGGCTGGCGTTTTACGATGTCCATCAGAAAAAGCTCTGGGGATATGTTCGGCCACGCAAGCGGCATCAGGAGTTCTTGGAAGTTTTGAAACTGACCAGGAAAAAGTATCCGGCGAACCAGCGGATACACCTGATACTGGACAATTTTTCGCCGCACCGCAAGGAAAAGGTTCTGCGGTACTGTCGCGAGAACAATATTCATCTGATCTGGACGCCGACCAACGCATCATGGCTAAATCCTATCGAATGTCAGTTTACCCATGTTAAGGAATTCGTCATACGCGGAACTAATTATCAAAACCACAATGAGCTTAAAATCGCTCTGAATAGATACGTAGCATATCGCAATAAAAAAAATCAGCAAAAGTTAAACTTAGATAATTGA
- a CDS encoding ISL3 family transposase — MTGQHLIKKLGQWEGYRVGTVGPAKKGPEFWVELIPEYGHGICDGCGQECSSVHETVQRWIRDLPVFDKTTHLLVHRRRLLCPRCGPKLERISWLDRYSRHTTRLVESVARLCDVMSIKHVAEYFSLSWSTVKDIHKRHLKKKLGPVDLSNVELLAMDEFAIQKGHRYATVIIDPTCKKVLWVGRGRSRASIRPFFEMLGDRCKDIKAVAMDMNASFEQEVQLHCPQAEIVYDLFHVVAKYGREVIDRVRVDQANRLRDDKPARRVIKGSRWLLLRNRENIEKPEDLVRLDELLAANESLMTTYVMKDDLKLLWNLSDRKAAESCWGQWLDRAMQSGIEPLMKFAKRLSKYAAGIIAHSRWPLHTSLLEGINNKIKTIKRQAYGYRDDEYFFLRIRAAFPGIP; from the coding sequence TTGACTGGACAACATCTTATCAAAAAACTCGGCCAATGGGAAGGATATCGTGTTGGAACTGTTGGGCCTGCTAAGAAAGGCCCTGAATTCTGGGTCGAATTGATACCTGAATATGGCCATGGAATTTGCGACGGCTGCGGCCAGGAATGCAGCAGCGTTCACGAGACCGTCCAGCGTTGGATCCGCGATCTGCCGGTCTTCGACAAGACTACCCACCTGCTCGTTCACCGAAGGCGTCTGCTGTGCCCCAGATGCGGGCCGAAGCTTGAACGAATCTCCTGGCTGGACCGTTACAGCCGCCACACTACCCGGCTGGTCGAATCGGTCGCCAGGCTGTGTGATGTGATGAGCATAAAGCATGTGGCCGAGTATTTTTCGCTGTCCTGGTCGACCGTCAAGGACATCCACAAGCGGCATCTCAAGAAGAAGCTGGGCCCTGTCGACCTGTCGAATGTGGAGCTGCTGGCGATGGATGAATTCGCCATTCAAAAGGGCCACAGATATGCAACGGTTATCATCGATCCGACCTGCAAGAAAGTGCTCTGGGTGGGCCGAGGGCGTTCGAGAGCCTCTATCAGGCCATTCTTCGAAATGCTCGGCGACCGCTGCAAAGACATCAAAGCAGTAGCAATGGACATGAACGCCAGCTTCGAGCAGGAGGTTCAGCTGCATTGTCCGCAGGCAGAAATAGTTTATGATCTGTTCCATGTCGTGGCCAAGTACGGCCGTGAAGTGATCGATCGGGTCAGGGTCGATCAGGCCAATCGACTACGAGACGACAAGCCCGCCCGCAGGGTGATCAAGGGCTCGCGCTGGCTGCTGCTTCGCAATCGTGAGAACATCGAAAAGCCTGAGGACCTGGTTCGCCTCGATGAGCTGTTGGCCGCCAACGAGTCGCTGATGACGACCTACGTGATGAAGGATGATCTCAAGCTGCTGTGGAATCTGAGCGATCGCAAGGCCGCCGAATCGTGCTGGGGTCAGTGGCTCGATCGAGCCATGCAAAGCGGGATTGAGCCGCTGATGAAGTTTGCCAAAAGGCTGAGCAAATACGCCGCCGGAATCATCGCACACAGCAGATGGCCGCTGCATACGTCACTGCTGGAGGGGATCAATAACAAGATCAAAACCATCAAGCGACAGGCATACGGCTATCGAGACGATGAATATTTCTTCCTGAGAATAAGAGCAGCATTCCCCGGTATTCCGTGA
- a CDS encoding SGNH/GDSL hydrolase family protein, producing the protein MRTIITIPAIIAISFLAGCAATTPTADIPEPNRERIEWCDIWITNANQNDLPRVLMIGDSITRGYFPHVEAQLKETANCARYTTSRDLADPVFYDELTLVLKQYPYAVIHFNNGLHGRPSTEAEYAAAFPRMLETLEKYAPQARLIWATSTPVQPTGAFADFVDRVPARNKIAAEHIAASDKPIAINDLNALITGHPEYFLPDGVHYTNEARKLQAEQVARAITAQLPKHKSAD; encoded by the coding sequence ATGCGAACAATTATAACCATCCCCGCCATAATCGCAATCTCTTTCCTCGCCGGCTGCGCAGCCACGACACCAACCGCCGACATCCCCGAACCGAACCGCGAACGCATCGAATGGTGCGACATCTGGATTACCAACGCAAACCAGAACGACCTCCCCCGCGTCCTCATGATCGGTGACTCCATCACCCGCGGCTACTTCCCCCACGTCGAGGCCCAGCTCAAAGAAACCGCCAACTGCGCCCGCTACACAACCTCCCGCGACCTCGCCGACCCCGTCTTCTACGACGAACTGACCCTCGTCCTCAAGCAGTACCCCTATGCCGTCATCCACTTCAACAACGGACTCCACGGCCGACCCTCCACCGAAGCTGAATACGCCGCCGCCTTCCCCCGCATGCTCGAAACACTCGAAAAATACGCACCCCAGGCCCGCCTCATCTGGGCGACCAGTACCCCCGTCCAGCCGACCGGCGCCTTCGCCGACTTCGTCGACCGCGTCCCCGCTCGCAACAAAATAGCCGCCGAACACATCGCAGCCTCAGACAAACCCATCGCAATAAACGACCTAAATGCCCTCATCACCGGCCACCCCGAATACTTCCTCCCCGACGGCGTACACTACACCAACGAAGCCCGAAAACTCCAGGCCGAACAGGTTGCCCGCGCCATAACCGCACAGCTTCCCAAACACAAATCCGCCGACTAA
- a CDS encoding glycerophosphodiester phosphodiesterase: MEVLAHRGNSGFLPENSMASVRSAWDAGADGVEVDVHMTRDGEVVVIHDADTGRTGDRRLVVKDSTYDELRAVDVGGGEAGDFAGERIPRLGEVIETLPAGKRLFVEVKCGGEIVQGLRRVIEGSGKEGQIAVICLAADVLELAAGAMPGVKMYWVLGSREDDDGEYAVYDDALIGGAAERGFDGLDVYHEALTAEYVEKAKRAGLEIYVWGVNELAAAERMLRIGVDGVTTDYPADVMRMPG; this comes from the coding sequence ATGGAGGTGTTGGCACATCGGGGTAATTCGGGTTTTTTGCCGGAGAATAGTATGGCGTCGGTGAGGAGTGCGTGGGATGCGGGTGCGGACGGTGTCGAGGTGGATGTGCATATGACGCGGGACGGGGAGGTGGTCGTGATACATGATGCGGATACGGGGCGGACGGGTGACAGGCGGCTGGTGGTGAAGGATTCGACTTACGATGAGCTGCGTGCTGTGGATGTGGGCGGAGGTGAGGCGGGGGATTTTGCGGGGGAGCGGATACCGCGGCTGGGGGAGGTTATCGAGACGCTGCCGGCGGGGAAGAGGCTTTTCGTTGAGGTCAAGTGCGGCGGGGAGATCGTGCAGGGGCTAAGGCGGGTCATCGAGGGCAGCGGCAAGGAGGGGCAGATTGCGGTGATATGCCTTGCGGCCGATGTGCTGGAGCTGGCTGCGGGGGCTATGCCCGGGGTTAAGATGTATTGGGTTCTGGGTTCGAGAGAGGATGATGACGGGGAGTATGCGGTTTATGATGATGCGCTGATAGGGGGAGCGGCGGAGCGGGGGTTTGACGGGCTAGACGTATATCATGAGGCGTTGACGGCGGAGTATGTGGAGAAGGCGAAGCGGGCGGGGCTGGAGATATATGTTTGGGGTGTAAATGAGCTTGCGGCGGCGGAACGGATGCTGAGGATCGGTGTCGACGGGGTGACGACCGATTATCCGGCGGATGTGATGCGGATGCCTGGTTGA
- the ndk gene encoding nucleoside-diphosphate kinase has translation MSERTLIVVKPDGVQRGLAGEIISRFERKGFKLAGSKFMRVSEELARKHYQVHEGKYFYDRLVRYICSGPVLAMVWEAEGIIAMSRKMMGATFGYDAEPGTIRGDYSCSKGNNLVHGSDSVESAEFEIGLWFDEGELVSWEPANEHWLRGEKD, from the coding sequence ATGTCAGAGCGTACATTGATCGTTGTTAAGCCGGACGGTGTTCAGCGTGGGTTGGCTGGAGAGATAATTTCGCGGTTTGAGCGTAAGGGTTTCAAGCTGGCGGGATCGAAGTTTATGCGGGTGAGCGAGGAGCTTGCGCGGAAGCATTACCAGGTGCATGAGGGGAAGTATTTTTATGATCGGCTGGTGCGGTATATCTGTTCGGGGCCGGTGCTTGCGATGGTTTGGGAGGCGGAGGGGATCATTGCGATGTCGCGGAAGATGATGGGGGCGACGTTCGGGTATGATGCGGAGCCGGGGACGATACGCGGGGACTATAGCTGCAGCAAGGGGAACAATCTGGTGCACGGGTCGGACTCAGTGGAGAGTGCGGAGTTCGAGATCGGGCTGTGGTTTGATGAGGGTGAGCTGGTGAGCTGGGAGCCGGCGAACGAGCACTGGCTGAGGGGGGAGAAGGATTAG